In Methanocaldococcus sp. FS406-22, the genomic stretch TGCAACATCAAAAGATTTAGATGGGGAAGATATCTATGTGTTTATTTATAAAAATGACACGCTTATGCTAAAATCTTACTCACTTGAAGCACTTCCAAAAGATGTGAAAGAAAAAGCTATAAACATTGCTCTAAGAAATGAAGAAATTTACAAAAACGCTGAAGGTTATGTTACAGTTAAAAGAATACTTCCTCAAACGTCTAAAAAATTTTATCTACCGAAGATTTTATTTAGTGTAACTTGGCATTCTAAGGATAAAGTTGTCTCTGCACTGATAGATTTAGATGAAGAAAAGGTTGTTAAAACTTACATTGGATAGAAATATAATAGAACTCAATACCTATTTATGCTCTTTCTCAACCTCCCTTGCCCATTTAATCATCTCATTATAAACTTTATCTTGCTTTAACAAATGCTCATTACCTATCAAAATTAACTTCCTCTTAGCCCTTGTTATGGCAACATTCAGCCTCCTCAAGTCCCTTAAAAATCCAAAGTTTTTTGTTCTTACAAATGAGATAACTATAGCCTCATTCTCCCTTCCTTGAAATCCATCCACTGTATTAACCTCTATATCTATATTATGCTCTTCAAACATCCTCCTCAAATATCTAACTTGGGCATCGTAAGGGGTTATAACGTTTGTTGGTATCTTATACTTTACAAGCTTCTTAACAACCTCTAAAACCTTCTCTGCCTCCTCTATGTTGTAGTAAGAAGGAGATTCTTTGTCTTTCCTTTCAACTCCCTCAACGTGGATAAATTGAACTGGGATTTCATTTATAATATCTCTATCAGCTTCATCAATCTCTTCCTCTTTAACCAAATCTAATAAGGTTATGTTTTTAACGCTTTCATCTGCCTTCAATTTATTGTCATAGAACATTTTATTTGGGAATTCCATGATTTTTTCATTCATTCTATATTGAATTTCCAATATTGAAGAGAACTCTGGATATTTTTTGATTAACCTCTCAAATAGTGTCTTTTTTAACTCTTCATTCTCACTCAATACAGTTGGTGGCAGTTGCTTATGGTCTCCAGCCATAATTAGTTTTTTTCCTTTAACAATTGGAATTAAGCAAGATGGCTCCATAGCTTGACTTCCCTCATCAATAACAACCACATCAAACTCCCATCCTTTTAAGATTTCAGAACCAGCCATTGAATTTGTTGATACAATGACATCAGCCTCACTTAAAATCTCATTCATAATTTTTTCTGTTATTTCATCTAAGTTATTGATAATTCTCTTAATCTTCCTATTTCTTATAATCCACTCTGCCATGCTGATGATTTTTTCTTTAGGAATTCCTCTGTAGGATTTTTTTCTTTTAGCTACCTTTAAAATCTGCTCATCACTCATTCCTCTCCTCCATCTTGGAGAGGGTTTTAAAAATTTATCTCTCTGCTCCTTAATTTCTTTGATTTTTTCTCTTAGGGAGAGGATTTCTTGATATTTCTCATGGTTTTCAATTAAATATGGTAGAGAGTGCTGTATCAAATCCTTTGAAATTCGTGTTGGATGCCCTACCCTGACAACCTTTAAATCGGGATATTTTTTGATTAGATATTCTAAGATGTTATCTGCCGCTATATTTGAATCAGCAGTTGCTAAAACCTTATGCTTATTAAATCTGACCTCTTGGACAATAACCTCTGTTATAGTTCTTGTCTTTCCAGTTCCCGGAGGGCCGTGGATGAGGTATAAGTCCTTGCTTAAAACTGCCTTTTTGACAGCTATTTTTTGAGATTCGTTTAGATTTTTATCATAAAACTCTAATTTGATGTTCTCTCTTAGAGGTTTTTCTGGATGTTCAATGCCTAATATTATATAAGCTAACTTATCCCTCTTTCTTGCAAATTCTCTTAAAGCTTCTTTCATTCTTTTAAATGTTATATCATTAACGTATAAATCAACCCTAACTCTTTCTTTATAAACCCATTTTGGAACATCCACATCAAAAGCCACATCTATAAAGTTTTTTCCTACATAAATGACGTTAGCATACAAATCACTCTGTAATGGATTTTCTTTACTAATTAAAACAACATCTCCGGGAGATATTTCTGTTTTGAAGGGCTTTTTTCTACCAAATCTTACAATGGTGCAACCTAAGCTCTCTCCTAAAAATTTCCCTTTTAAATTTAAAATTGCTCTTCCAACATTTTCTCTCTTTTTGCCTAACTTTATAATCTCATTTTTGTGGAAATCCATTTCACATCTTCTTTCAATCTCAATCAAATCCATAAATTTTTTCACATATAAATCAACTAAATTCAAGCTATCACCATTTATATTTGCTCAGCAACAATTATATTATCCTTATTTCTCAAAATTCTCACTTTAACAGTCTTTCCTATCAAATTTTGCTCATTATTGCAGTTAATTATCTGAATTACTCTATCTTTAGCAACTCCTAAAACCTCTCCTTTAACTCTCCCATCTAAAACAACTTTTACTTTTGTTATCTCACCAACTTTAAACGGATATGGCAACCTCTTCCTTTTATGCGTTCCAAAATCCTTTGGTGAAGTTATGAGTTTAACTTCAATACCTCTCTTCTTGTATTCTAACTCATATTTCCTTAACAAATCATAAAACTTCTCAAAATCCCAAACTTTCATTTTTTTAGGTCTTCTACCTAACTGATAAACCCTACATAATTGACAACCTAAAATAGGGTCTTTTTTACCAGTTAAAGGATTTATAATATTCTGCTTAACTCTTAAATCTAAATCAACAGCATAGTCAATAACTCTCTTAAATTCTTCATCATTTATATTTGGTAGTAGGAGAGGGGCTATCAATAGATGAATCTTAGAGTTCTTTATATATTCGGCAATATCTAAAATCTTCTCAATATCATAATCTCTCCTACCAGAAAGCATTTTAGCCATTCTTTCATCTAAGGCATTGATAGATAAGTTTATCCTATGCAATCCTGCCTCCGCTAACTCATCTATTAATTTATAATTTAAAACCGTCCCATTAGTTTGCATGGAAACAATGCCGTTACCTTTTTTATTTATCTCTGCCAACTCCTGGACTAAATCAACTAATGGATAATAAAGGCTTGGCTCTCCCTGTCCGTCTAAGTGTGCCTCAATAAATTTATTTTCCTTAAAATTAACAATTTTTTTGTAATTTTCAATTAAATAATCTAAATCAACGTAGTAATCATTCTTTCTTGTTTTAGAAAACTCTCCCTCATCTACAGAACAAAAAATGCAGTTTAAATTACAGCCACAATGTCCTCTAACCTGAATTATATTCCTCCCTCTTTCAATTAAACCAAAAGCAGTATGCCCAATCAAAGGAATTGGCTCATTTATATATATAGTTTTTCTTTTTGTTATCTTACTCTTTAAATTGTTGGCAATGCTGTAAGAGATTAAGTTTAGAATCCCAACCTTTATATTTTCAGCTCTTTTTGGATGAGCATTAATTTTTATTATTGAACCATCAATTTCTACTTCTTTATAAGGAATTTCAACCTCAACCTCATAAATTTTGTTTATTTCAAGGATTAAAGTGTTATCTTTGTTTTTAACATCTGTTATCATCCTATATTGTGATAAATCTAAGCTTATCATAATCTCACAATATTTGAATATTTACATTAATTTAAATAAATGGACATTCTCAATTAGAGGAGTTATTTAATTATTCAAAATTGACTAATTTGTGTGTATATTGACTAACATGTGTTTTTAAAATAGCTTAACAAATGGTGCGGGGGACGGGATTTGAACCCGCGAACCCCTACGGGACCAGACCCTCAATCTGGCGCCTTTGACCTGGCTTGGCGACCCCCGCCCTTAATAGGCATAGTTTATTTATAAACTTCCCTATATAAAGATTACGCCGAAAAGTATATATATAGGTTTCTAATTATAATGATGTTGCGTGCCGAGGTGGCTTAGCTGGTTATAGCGCCCGGCTCATACGGATATCCCAGCCCTACGGCTGGGTCCTGGGAAACCGGGAGGTCGAGGGTTCGAATCCCTCCCTCGGCACCATTTATTATTTTATTATAGAGATTTATATTTGTATATTTGGATTTATAAAAATATGAGGATTCTTAACTAACTTATATTCATATAGTATTTATTTAGCTTCAATATATTCAAAATTCAAAATACTAAGGCTATGGTGAATCCATGAAGATTATTGTTTGTATAACTGGAGCAAGCGGAGCTGTTTATGCAAAAAGATTATTAGAAGTTTTAAAAGACAAAGCTGAAATAAATTTAATTATATCAAATTCGGCCAAAAAAATAATTAAAGAGGAACTAAATATTGATTGGAAGGAAATAAAAAAATTAGCAACGAACTATTATGAAAATGATGATTTTTTCTCTCCAATAGCATCTGGTTCAAACAAATTTGATGCCGTTATTGTCATACCTTGCTCAATGAAAACGTTGTCAGCCATAGCTAATGGATACTCAGCAAATTTAATAGTTAGAGTCTGTGACATAGCATTAAAAGAGCGAAGAAAATTAATAATTATGCCGAGAGAAATGCCACTAAATAGCATACATTTAGAGAATATGCTTAAATTATCAAATTTGGGAGCCATAATAATGCCTCCAATTCCAGCTTTTTACCACAAACCAAAGAGTATTGATGATATAATTAATTTTGTTGTAGGAAGAGTTTTAGATATTTTAGGAATAGAAAATAGCTTATTTAAAAGATGGGGAAATGTTTAGGACAAATCCTAAAAAATTTTAAGAGGGATAAACTTTTAATTTGAGGAAAAATATAATATTTTGTTAAGTGTTAGGAGTTTAGTTGGTGATATCATGCTCGATAAATTGGGAGAAAACTTAAACAAAGCTTTAAATAAATTAAAAACCGCTGCTTTTGTCGATAAAAAATTAATAAAAGAAGTTATAAAAGATATTCAAAGGGCTTTAATACAGGCGGATGTCAATGTAAAACTAGTTTTAAAGATGAGTAAGGAGATAGAAAGAAGAGCCTTAGAGGAAAAAACACCAAAAGGGCTATCAAAGAAAGAACATATCATAAAAATTGTTTATGAAGAATTGGTTAAGTTATTGGGAGAAGAGGCAAAAAAATTAGAATTGAACCCAAAAAAACAGAATATTATTTTATTGGTAGGGATTCAGGGTAGTGGAAAAACAACAACTGCCGCAAAATTAGCAAGATATATCCAAAAAAGGGGACTAAAACCTGCTTTAATTGCTGCTGATACTTATAGGCCTGCTGCTTACGAGCAATTAAAACAGTTAGCTGAAAAAATCCACGTGCCAATATATGGGGATGAAACAAGAACAAAATCACCTGTAGATATTGTTAAAGAGGGAATGGAGAAATTTAAGAAGGCGGATGTTTTAATCATAGATACTGCTGGAAGACATAAAGAGGAAAAAGGTTTATTAGAAGAGATGAAACAAATTAAAGAGATAACAAATCCAGATGAAATTATTTTGGTTATAGATGGAACTATAGGACAACAAGCTGGAATTCAAGCTAAAGCGTTTAAAGAGGCGGTTGGAGAGATTGGAAGTATTATAGTTACAAAGTTAGATGGTTCTGCTAAGGGAGGGGGAGCTTTAAGTGCAGTTGCTGAGACAAAAGCTCCTATAAAGTTTATTGGTATTGGGGAGGGGATAGATGATTTAGAACCATTTGACCCTAAAAAGTTTATATCTCGACTGTTAGGGATGGGAGATTTAGAGAGCTTATTAGAAAAAGCAGAAGATATGGTTGATGAGAAAACTGAAGAAAGTATAGATGCAATAATGAGGGGAAAATTTACTTTAAATGAATTGATGACTCAATTAGAAGCAATTGAAAACATGGGTTCAATGAAAAAAATCCTTAGTATGATTCCTGGATTTGGAGGGGCAATGCCTAAAGAGCTTTCTCATTTAACTGAAGCAAAGATAAAGAAATATAAAGTAATTATAAGCTCAATGACTAAGGAAGAGAGAGAAAATCCAAAGATTATCAAAGCTTCAAGAATTAGAAGAATTGCAAGAGGTTCTGGAACAACAGAAAATGATGTTAGAGAGGTTTTAAAGTATTACGAAACTACAAAAAATGCTATAGATAAGCTGAGAAAAGGTAAAATGCTAAGAATTGGAGGACCATTAGGGCAAATAATGAGGCAGTTAATGTTTAAGGAAGGATAATTCCTTTTTTGTTCTCTATTTACCATATAATAATTTAATTTTGAATACTTTAAAACTTTAAAATTTTTATATCTCTTTTTCCATATTTCATGGATTACCCAAAAATTTGTAGAGGTTATGATTATGAAAACAATCAAAGAGATTAATGAAAAAATTAAAAAAGGAGAGGCTGTTGTTGTGACAGCGGAAGAGATGATAAAAATTGTTGAAGAAGAAGGAGCTAAGAAAGCAGCTGATTATGTTGATGTTGTTACAACTGGAACCTTTGGAGCCATGTGTTCATCTGGTGTGTTTATAAACTTTGGACATGCAGACCCACCAATAAAGATGCTAAAAATTTACTTAAACAATGTTGAAGCCTATGGAGGTTTAGCTGCTGTTGATGCTTATATAGGAGCTGCACAACCAAACGAAGACCCAGATGTAGATATTGACTATGGAGGGGCACATGTTATAGAGGATTTGGTTAGAGGGAAGGAAGTTGAGCTTTATGCTGAGGGTTACACAACAGATTGCTATCCAAGAAAGGATGTTAATGTTAGAATAACGTTAGATGATGTTAATCAGGCAATTATGGTTAATCCAAGAAACTGCTACCAAACTTACGCTGCAGCAACAAACAGTAGGGAAGAGAAGATATACACATACATGGGTATTTTGCTTCCTGAATATAATAACGTCCATTACTCAGGAGCTGGGCAGTTAAACCCTCTTCAGAACGATTACAACCCAGAAACAAAATCATTTAACACAATAGGCATTGGAACAAAGATTTTCTTAGGGGGAGGAGTTGGATATGTAATTGGAGAGGGAACACAGCATAACCCACCATTTGGAACATTGATGGTTAAAGGAGATTTAAAGCAGATGAATCCTAAATTTATAAGAGCTGCTACAATGCCAAGGTATGGAAGCACGTTATATGTTGGTATAGGCATTCCAATTCCAGTTTTAAATGAAAAGATAGCTGAGAGATGTGCTATTAGGGATGAAGATATAGAAGTGCCAATCTATGATTACGGAGTTCCAAGAAGGGATAGGCCGTTAATAGCAAAAACAAACTATAAAGTGTTGAGGAGTGGAAAAATAACTTTAAGGGTTAATATAGATGGGAAAGATGTTGAAAAAACTGTAAAAACTGGCTCTGTCTCAAGTTATAAGATGGCAAGAGAAGTTGCTGAAACTCTCAAACAGTGGATTTTGGATGGAAGATTTTTATTATCTGAGAGAGTTGATAATCTTGGTAAAGCTGAAAACAAGCCAATGAAGTCGCCAATAACATTGGTTAAGGATATTTTAAGCAAGCCACCAATAACTGCCCAAAGCAATATATCCATTATGGAAGCTGCTAAAATTCTGATAAAGCATAATATAAATCATCTCCCTATAGTTGATGAACATGGAAAGTTAGTGGGGATAATAACATCGTGGGACATAGCTAAAGCCCTTGCTCAAAACAAGAGAACAATTGAAGAGATTATGACAAGGAATGTTATAACTGCCCATGAAGATGAACCAGCTGACCATGTGGCAAGAAAGATGAGCAAAAATAACATTTCAGGAGTTCCTGTGGTTGATGACTACAGAAGAGTTGTAGGGGTTGTAACATCTGAAGACATCTCAAGATTATTCGGAGGGAAAAAATGAGAAAGAGAATATACTACTGGACAGATTCAGAGCATATAAATAAACCAGTTATCTCTGACACTATATTAAATACAGGAGTTAAAATAAATATATTAAAAGCCAAGGTAGAGCCACAGGAAGCATTTTTAATATTAGAATTGTTTGGTAGTAAAGAAACAATAGAGAAAGCTTTAGATTATTTATCAAAATTTGGAGAAGTTGAAGAAATTTCTAAAGTTATAAAAAGGGATTTGGATAAGTGTGTGCATTGTGGCTGTTGCATAACCCAATGTCCAATTAATGTGATTTATATGGATGAAGAGTATAATGTTGTATTCAAAGAGGAGGATTGTGTTGGTTGTAAAAACTGCCTAAAAGCTTGCCCATTCAAAGCAATTGAGATTTTTGAATAATTTATTTATCTTACTAGATAGGGGCATAATTAAAAATAGCTAATTAAAAATCTTTATCTCTTTGTTTAAAGGATTTAAATTTAATTTCTAAGGATTTATTGGTTTAATTATTTGGAATATTTAGGTTTATTGAATCATTTAGATTTTTAGAAGTTAAGATTGAATAATTAGCTAAATAAAATTTCTCTAACCAATAAGTCAAATCTTCAAATTTAGAAAGATAAGAATACTCAATTTTGTTAAAAAAGAAAGATTTAAATATCAGTGGGTTTATAAATAAAGGTAGTTATTTACCCTTAGAAAAATATAGTGCCGAAAAGTATAAATATAAGAAAAATAATAAAAAATAGATTGTGAATGATTGCCCTGTTAAAATCAGACCGATTCGGTATGGAAACTCTTATGCAAATGAGGACAAAACAAATCCTTACCAACGTTAAAATAAGACCGATTCGGTATGGAAACTAGTGATAAGGTAGGAAAATTGAGATTAAAAAAAAAGTTAAAATAAGACCGATTCGGTATGGAAACTAATCGGAAACACCAAAACCTCCGGAGGGGTAACTCTACATGATGGTTAAAATAAGACCGATTCGGTATGGAAACTAGTGATAAGGTAGGAAAATTGAGATTAAAAAAAAAGTTAAAATAAGACCGATTCGGTATGGAAACTAATCGGAAACACCAAAACCTCCGGAGGGGTAACTCTACATGATGGTTAAAATAAGACCGATTCGGTATGGAAACTAGTGATAAGGTAGGAAAATTGAGATTAAAAAAAAAGTTAAAATAAGACCGATTCGGTATGGAAACTAATCGGAAACACCAAAACCTCCGGAGGGGTAACTCTACATGATGGTTAAAATAAGACCGATTCGGTATGGAAACTTCTTTCTAATTCAATTAGCTCTGTCAAATCTTTTTTTAAAATAGTTAAAATAAGACCGATTCGGTATGGAAACTGGTTTTAGGAACCGACAAAGAACTAAAAGAATTAGAAGAGTTAAAATAAGACCGATTCGGTATGGAAACACTTTATCTAACGTGCTTAATGGCCCTTCTTCAGCGTTAAAATAAGACCGATTCGGTATGGAAACGACATCTTAGAATTAGATGCAATGTTGAGTTATAATGGTTAAAATAAGACCGATTCGGTATGGAAACAACATTCTACCAGTTGTTGTGTATTTTTTAACTCTCAGTTAAAATAAGACCGATTCGGTATGGAAACTCTATTTCTTCTATTATCTTTATTATTTCCTTCTCCAGTTAAAATCAGACCGATTCGGTATGGAAACAAGCCCACAGCAACAAATAGATTGACAAACTTATCATGGTGTTAAAATCAGACCGATTCGGTATGGAAACTTCTCTATTTTCTCCAAATCCAAAATAAATAACTCGTTAAAATCAGGCCTCTTGGAGGATGGAAACTTTTTTAAATAAAAAATAAAGATAAAAACTTCAGTAATAAACTTTACAAACAATAGGACTTTTTAAAATAGATATGGCATCCTCTAAGGTTTCTTTTTTTGAAATGCAGAATAATGTGTTTCCCAACATAGATTGAGATGCTCCAACTGTAAATTTTAAGTCATTACAAACATCTAAAATTCTATCATCTATCAATTCAGTATTTACAGCAAACTCATAAGAAAGCCTAACAAAATTCTCCAACGTTGGATTTTTCAAAAGCTCATTTAAACATTTATTGCCAAATTCATTTATCTTTTTAATCCATTTTTCATTGGTAATTATCTCTTTTGTCTCTTTCTTTCCAAAAATCTCAATTATAACATAGTAATCATCACCAACAACTATTTTTTCAACGTCTATAGGAAAGCCAGGAGCTTTTCTTATAACAAAGCCCTTAACATATTGAGCTATGACATCCCCTAACCCAGTTCCACACTCTACTTCACTTATATGAGCTATCTCCACATAATTATCATTTAGATTTAACATTTCATTTAGTTTTTTAGCTAATACCAAAGCACAAGCTCCAGACATTCCCAATCCACTACCTAAAGGAAAATTAGATGAAAAGATGATATCATAATTCTCATTGTAACCAAATTTTTTATAATGCTCAACAACCTTTTCAACGGCACAGATATCTACTCTCTCATTGTTATAAAAAACATTTCCTCTTCCTTCTTTTAATTCTAAACTCACACCATTATCTACAGTAATTCCGGCTCCTGTAGAACCTGTTTTTAATTTATCAGAGTGTTTATAAATTGTAAAAAATCCTGTTATATGCCCTGGAGCAAACATACTTCAACCTCCTTTAATTTAAGGACAAAAAAGCTAAAATTTTATATTATTGATTAAATTTTAATCTTTATTGTTAATGATAAAATAAAAAATAAAAATTTTTAATTCTTAAGTTTATCTCTCAAAGTTTTATCAACAATTATTATCTACCCATAGGACATCGTTCTTATTGGCACAGTTTAAGCTAACGCTTGTAAGCTTTATATATTGTAATACTCAATATGAATATTTCGAAAATGACTATCCTTCCAATGAAGTCGATGAGCTAAGCGAGGTGGAGGGGGATAGGATTCCAGTGAGTGTTCGGGGAACTCGTCCCCTATAGACGGGGTAACCTGGGCACTCACTGTCGACAGGGGGATGAAATAGCATGTGTGCTCACAAAAGCACACATACTATAGACCCCTTTTATCTCCCAAACGCCCTATCGATAATAATATCAACTATTCTATCATCAGCACCTATTGGCTCTCTATAGATAATTTCAACACCATCTGGAATCTCTAATTTTTCATGTTCGTGATGATGGTGGTGATGATGGTGATGTCCATGGCTGTGTTCATGCTCATGATGATGTTCATGGTTATCTTCAATCAACCCCAACAATCTTGGAATATCTCTTGTTGTATGGATACCATGAGCTAAGAAAACAGGAACAACAATGATTTTTTTAGCTCCTTGCTCTATAGCTTTTTTAACTGCTTGAGGGATTGTTGGTTCATTAAACTCCATTAAACCAATCTCAACAATTGGGAATATGTTCCTTTCCTTGACCTTTTCAGCCAACTTTACTAAAAGCTCTTTGCTGTATGGTAATCTGCTTCCATGTCCTACCAACACTAATGCTTCCATGAACTCACCATTATTATTTTATGGTGTAGGATTCATACCAACTATTATATATAGTCTTCGTTTTTATTTTTAATTTAAAGTTTATAAAGCTATAACATGGAGGATATAACATGGATACATCTAAGCTTATATTAATTATAGCTATAATTATCTGGCTGATTTTATATGGAATCAGAGATTCAATAAATTTAAAAACATATGGAGGAGTTTTTGGAATCTTAAGAACCAAAATAGGAATGAAGACTATAGAAAAACTTGGAAAATATAAAATTTGGCAGAAGATTGGAATTATATCAATACCAATATGTGTAATACTTGGATTTTTAATGCTTCTAAATCTCATAAGCATGAGTATAAAGCTATTATCTGGAACTTTACCAAAGGAGGCAGCTAAACCCGTTGTGTTTTTGTTTGGAGATGTAATCCCATGGATTCCGGGAATTATAGCTCTATTAATAGCCATTTCTGTGCATGAGTTAGCTCACGGCATATTTGCTAAATCCTTTGGAATTAAGGTTAAAAGCTCTGGAATTTTGCTATTATTAGGATTACCATTAGGAGCTTTTGTTGAGTTGGGAGATGAGTTCAAAACTGCAGAGAAAAAGGTTAGGGGAGCTATTGCTTCAGCAGGACCTATGGCCAATTTATTGATTTTTTTGATATCCATTCCTTTACTATCATTTAGCTATACTTTACCAACAGAGCTAAAAATCATTGATGTTAAAGAGCCAGCATCAGAGTTTTTACAGAAAGGAGATATCATTTATGAGATTAATGGTAAAAGAATAAATTCATTGGAAGATTTTAGAGAGTTTGCAAAAACCATAGAGCCAAATAAAGAGTATGAGATAAAAGTTTTAAGATATAATAAAATACTGACATATAAAATCATTAGTTCTGATGAAGGGAAGATAGGAGTTATGGTTTCCCCAACAGAAGGTACGGCATTATTTATAAATACAATATACTGGACATACTGGTTCAATTTCTTATTAGCTTTATTTAACTTACTCCCAGCAATGCCTTTGGATGGCTTCCATGTATGGAATGCATTTCCAGAGCTATTAAAAGAGAGAAAAAACAGATTTATTGCAAAAATAGGGAAAATATTGGAGCTATTTATAAATGAAAAAACCTTAGGTTCAATAACCCTTCTAGTTTGGTGGATTATTTTAGGAAGTATTTTATATTCTATGTGGTAAATTTAACCTTCTTTATTATGAGGCATTGCCGAGCGTAGCGAGGCAATGCATCCTGGGTATCCCAATAGGGCGAAGCCTTATGGTTTAGGAGTATTTTGTATTCTATGTGGTGAAATATATGGATATTCTCAACTTCTACATCTATGGATTTGTCTCTCTCTTTATCACAATAGACCCAATTGGTTTAATCCCTATAGTGCATTCCCTAACCTATCCTTACCCAAAAGAGCAAAGAATTAGGATTATTAAAAAAGCTATCATCTCATCAACGATAGTTTTATTGTTATTTGCGTTATTTGGGAACTATATATTTAGCTACTTTGGGATTACAATAGATGCGTTTAGGGTAGCTGGAGGGATTTTGCTCTTTAAAATAGCTTGGGACATGCTTCATGCAGAGATTCCAAAGACAAAGCACAAACCAG encodes the following:
- the cfbA gene encoding sirohydrochlorin nickelochelatase, which produces MEALVLVGHGSRLPYSKELLVKLAEKVKERNIFPIVEIGLMEFNEPTIPQAVKKAIEQGAKKIIVVPVFLAHGIHTTRDIPRLLGLIEDNHEHHHEHEHSHGHHHHHHHHHEHEKLEIPDGVEIIYREPIGADDRIVDIIIDRAFGR
- a CDS encoding site-2 protease family protein, yielding MDTSKLILIIAIIIWLILYGIRDSINLKTYGGVFGILRTKIGMKTIEKLGKYKIWQKIGIISIPICVILGFLMLLNLISMSIKLLSGTLPKEAAKPVVFLFGDVIPWIPGIIALLIAISVHELAHGIFAKSFGIKVKSSGILLLLGLPLGAFVELGDEFKTAEKKVRGAIASAGPMANLLIFLISIPLLSFSYTLPTELKIIDVKEPASEFLQKGDIIYEINGKRINSLEDFREFAKTIEPNKEYEIKVLRYNKILTYKIISSDEGKIGVMVSPTEGTALFINTIYWTYWFNFLLALFNLLPAMPLDGFHVWNAFPELLKERKNRFIAKIGKILELFINEKTLGSITLLVWWIILGSILYSMW